One Telluria mixta DNA window includes the following coding sequences:
- the dacB gene encoding D-alanyl-D-alanine carboxypeptidase/D-alanyl-D-alanine endopeptidase — protein MLRRHALTLLSAALLGIANPAAAQLQASPPASMTTPLPIPVTDALRAAAIPEDAVSVLVLRGDKTVLSHLADRPLHPASTMKLVTTLIALEQLGPVFRGRTEMRSTGEVKGDVLHGDLVLRGGADVDLSTETLTTMLRALRYQGIRTIAGNLVVDRTLFNPARADLGVPPFDEAPEAYYNAIPDALFVNRNMLQLDIRSTPRLDGKPATRVRVAMQPELDGVTVDTDMKLVDADCATWENGWKIPEAVPRPGGGIKVVLHGTFPKNCVASESINVIDRQEYVARLVRRLWKTLGGIITGTAVEGATPPGARLLAEHVSRPLPEVIRDINKPSDNTLARLLFLSLGALEPDPVLGSHPQPATSGTPGTALATLARSEAVVRAWMRTHGIDDTGFVVENGSGLSRIESITPIQMAGLLQAGLRSNWAPELQASMPIAAVDGTMRRRLHDSPAANRARLKTGTLSNAAALAGYVPDADGRQCVLVAFVNSDRVSNGRGRAVLDALVDWVARLDGTPSAVPAVTNAANGTATP, from the coding sequence ATGCTTCGTCGTCACGCACTTACTCTCCTCTCCGCCGCCCTGCTGGGCATCGCCAACCCGGCCGCGGCCCAGCTGCAAGCCTCGCCGCCGGCGTCGATGACGACGCCGCTGCCGATCCCGGTCACGGACGCCCTGCGCGCGGCGGCGATTCCCGAAGATGCAGTGAGCGTGCTCGTCCTGCGCGGCGACAAGACCGTGCTGTCGCACCTGGCCGACCGTCCGCTTCACCCGGCGTCGACGATGAAACTCGTCACGACCCTGATCGCCCTCGAGCAGCTGGGCCCCGTTTTCCGAGGCCGCACCGAGATGCGCTCGACGGGCGAGGTCAAGGGCGACGTGCTGCACGGCGACCTCGTGCTGCGCGGCGGCGCCGACGTCGACCTGTCCACGGAGACGCTGACGACCATGCTGCGCGCCCTGCGCTACCAGGGCATCCGCACCATCGCCGGTAACCTCGTTGTCGACCGCACGCTGTTCAACCCGGCCCGCGCCGACCTCGGCGTACCACCGTTCGACGAAGCGCCGGAGGCCTACTACAACGCCATTCCGGATGCGCTGTTTGTCAACCGCAATATGCTGCAACTGGACATCCGCTCGACGCCGCGCCTAGACGGCAAGCCGGCCACCCGCGTGCGCGTCGCGATGCAGCCCGAGCTCGACGGCGTCACGGTCGACACGGACATGAAGCTCGTCGATGCCGACTGTGCCACCTGGGAAAACGGGTGGAAGATCCCGGAGGCCGTGCCGCGCCCGGGCGGCGGCATCAAGGTCGTGCTGCACGGCACCTTCCCGAAAAACTGCGTGGCCAGCGAGTCGATCAACGTGATTGACCGCCAGGAATACGTCGCCCGCCTCGTGCGCCGCCTGTGGAAGACGCTGGGCGGCATCATCACGGGCACGGCCGTCGAAGGTGCCACGCCGCCGGGTGCGCGCCTGCTGGCCGAGCACGTGTCGCGCCCGCTGCCGGAAGTCATCCGTGACATCAACAAGCCGTCCGACAACACCCTTGCCCGCCTGCTCTTCCTGAGCCTGGGCGCGCTCGAACCCGACCCCGTGCTGGGCAGCCACCCGCAACCGGCTACGTCGGGCACACCCGGCACGGCCCTCGCGACGCTCGCCCGCAGCGAGGCAGTCGTGCGCGCCTGGATGCGCACGCACGGCATCGACGACACCGGCTTCGTGGTGGAAAACGGCTCGGGCCTGTCGCGCATCGAAAGCATCACGCCCATCCAGATGGCGGGCCTGCTGCAAGCGGGCCTGCGCAGCAACTGGGCGCCTGAACTCCAGGCCAGCATGCCGATCGCGGCCGTGGACGGCACGATGCGCCGCCGCCTGCACGACAGCCCCGCCGCCAACCGCGCGCGCCTGAAGACGGGCACGCTGTCCAACGCCGCCGCGCTGGCCGGTTACGTGCCGGATGCGGACGGCAGGCAGTGCGTGCTCGTCGCCTTCGTCAACAGCGACCGCGTCAGCAACGGGCGCGGCCGGGCCGTGCTCGATGCGCTCGTCGATTGGGTCGCGCGCCTGGATGGGACACCGTCGGCCGTGCCCGCCGTCACGAACGCCGCGAACGGCACCGCGACGCCGTAA
- a CDS encoding N-acetylmuramoyl-L-alanine amidase yields MKTLVATLLLALLAGCATPPPTGPQYDHTYTARGQSSRARFLVLHYTVSNRADSIKILTQQEVSAHYLVTDDPVPVIYNLVDEKNAAWHAGNSSWKNFTQLNNSSIGIEIVNPGWQDTPTGRVYAPFPQAQVDALIPLVRDIVTRHHIAPENVLGHSDIAPLRKQDPGPMFPWRQLAAAGLVAWPDANRVAMLVPIFQVQLPDIAWYQKKLATWGYGLVQSGVLDEQTRAVLSAFQMKYRPANIDGNPDIETAALLEALTNPTGPLPQPLPAPVITAPVIIPGETPVPPAPPVPPVPETVPPAPVPPVPVQQ; encoded by the coding sequence ATGAAGACACTCGTCGCGACCCTGCTCCTCGCCCTGCTGGCCGGCTGCGCCACGCCGCCGCCCACCGGACCGCAATACGACCACACGTACACGGCCCGAGGCCAGAGCAGCCGCGCGCGCTTCCTCGTGCTGCACTACACCGTCAGCAACCGCGCGGATTCGATCAAGATCCTGACCCAGCAGGAAGTCAGCGCACACTACCTCGTCACGGACGATCCCGTTCCCGTCATCTACAACCTCGTCGACGAGAAGAACGCGGCCTGGCATGCGGGCAATTCGAGCTGGAAGAATTTCACGCAGCTGAACAACAGTTCGATCGGCATCGAGATCGTCAACCCGGGCTGGCAGGATACCCCCACTGGTCGCGTCTACGCGCCGTTCCCGCAAGCGCAGGTCGACGCGCTGATCCCGCTCGTGCGCGACATCGTCACGCGCCACCACATCGCGCCGGAAAACGTGCTGGGCCACTCCGACATCGCGCCGCTGCGCAAGCAGGACCCGGGCCCGATGTTCCCGTGGCGCCAGCTGGCCGCCGCGGGTCTCGTCGCATGGCCGGACGCGAATCGCGTCGCCATGCTCGTGCCGATCTTCCAGGTCCAGCTGCCGGACATCGCGTGGTACCAGAAGAAGCTGGCGACGTGGGGCTATGGCCTCGTGCAGTCGGGCGTGCTCGACGAGCAGACGCGCGCCGTGCTGTCGGCATTCCAGATGAAATACCGTCCGGCCAACATCGACGGCAACCCGGACATCGAGACGGCGGCGCTGCTGGAAGCGCTGACGAATCCGACCGGTCCGCTGCCGCAGCCGCTGCCGGCGCCGGTGATCACGGCGCCTGTCATCATTCCGGGCGAGACGCCGGTGCCGCCTGCGCCGCCAGTACCGCCCGTGCCGGAGACTGTTCCTCCGGCGCCTGTGCCGCCGGTGCCCGTGCAGCAGTGA
- a CDS encoding LysR family transcriptional regulator, translated as MRLRHIEVFHAIMQVGTISGAAQVLHISQPAVTKVLQHAELQLGMPLFERVRGKLIPKPEAHRLFAETEKLNRDLQGIRRLAASLKNRAEETVRLVSTPTIAVSVLPAALTVWRRDFAQTRCELATFHTSEIVNALRLGEADLALSLQDPRHPGIEAEPIAQGALTVMAPAGTWTDAECAQPITPAGLSGELIGLADRDPLGEMVVAACEAQDVHPVFHTVVQTYQIARSLVEAGAGTAVLDPFTAASAAPGKVQCRPWAPTIPVQLYLLTASHAPLSHGARELAMCIGATARNLLDKGCS; from the coding sequence ATGCGCCTGCGCCATATTGAAGTCTTCCACGCCATCATGCAGGTCGGCACCATCAGCGGCGCCGCGCAGGTCCTGCACATCTCGCAGCCGGCCGTGACGAAAGTCCTGCAACACGCTGAGCTGCAGCTGGGCATGCCCCTGTTCGAGCGCGTGCGAGGCAAGCTGATTCCGAAGCCGGAAGCGCACCGCCTGTTCGCCGAGACGGAAAAGCTGAACCGCGACCTGCAGGGCATCCGCCGCCTGGCCGCCAGCCTGAAAAACCGCGCCGAAGAAACCGTGCGGCTCGTGTCCACGCCGACGATCGCCGTCTCCGTGTTGCCCGCCGCGCTGACGGTGTGGCGCCGCGATTTCGCGCAGACCCGCTGCGAGCTGGCCACGTTCCACACGAGCGAGATCGTGAATGCGCTGCGTCTGGGCGAAGCCGACCTCGCGCTGTCGCTGCAGGACCCGCGCCACCCCGGCATCGAAGCGGAACCCATCGCGCAGGGCGCGCTGACGGTGATGGCGCCGGCCGGCACGTGGACCGATGCGGAGTGCGCGCAACCGATCACCCCGGCCGGCCTCAGCGGCGAGTTGATCGGCCTGGCGGACCGCGATCCGCTCGGCGAAATGGTCGTGGCCGCATGCGAGGCGCAGGACGTGCACCCGGTCTTCCACACCGTCGTGCAGACGTACCAGATCGCACGGTCTCTCGTCGAGGCGGGGGCGGGGACAGCGGTGCTCGATCCATTCACGGCCGCGTCCGCCGCGCCCGGCAAGGTGCAGTGCCGCCCGTGGGCGCCGACGATCCCCGTCCAGCTGTACCTGCTGACCGCCAGCCACGCGCCGCTGTCGCACGGCGCGCGCGAACTGGCCATGTGCATCGGCGCCACGGCGCGCAACCTGTTGGACAAGGGGTGCTCATGA
- a CDS encoding M15 family metallopeptidase encodes MNTIASEDIAGHPEFRHLSTIAGIAVDLRYATPNNFVGRDLYSPYDCAWLHRDAAFALERVVAWLKDRRPGCTPLVLDALRPQRVQQQLWDALAGTDLQMYLANPQRGSIHSFGMALDITILDEDGRELDMGTGFDDMTELSHPALEARFLARGELSAAQTANRQLLRDAMFQAGFVGINTEWWHFDCGDRNLVRQTFRRVL; translated from the coding sequence ATGAACACCATCGCCAGCGAGGACATCGCCGGCCACCCGGAGTTCCGGCACCTCTCCACCATCGCCGGCATCGCCGTCGACTTGCGCTACGCAACCCCGAACAATTTCGTCGGCCGCGATTTGTACTCTCCCTACGATTGCGCGTGGCTGCACCGCGACGCGGCGTTTGCGCTGGAGCGCGTCGTTGCATGGCTGAAGGATCGACGTCCCGGCTGCACGCCGCTCGTGCTGGATGCCCTGCGTCCGCAGCGCGTGCAGCAGCAACTGTGGGATGCGCTGGCCGGCACCGACCTGCAGATGTATCTCGCGAATCCGCAGCGCGGCTCGATCCACTCGTTCGGTATGGCACTGGACATCACGATCCTCGACGAGGACGGCCGCGAGCTCGACATGGGCACGGGTTTCGACGACATGACGGAGTTGTCGCATCCCGCGTTGGAAGCCCGTTTCCTGGCCCGCGGGGAACTTTCGGCGGCGCAGACCGCCAACCGGCAATTGCTGCGCGACGCCATGTTCCAGGCGGGCTTTGTCGGCATCAACACGGAGTGGTGGCACTTCGATTGCGGCGACCGCAACCTTGTACGCCAGACTTTCCGCCGCGTGCTCTGA